The Bryobacteraceae bacterium genome includes a window with the following:
- a CDS encoding thiol:disulfide interchange protein: MRQASLLLFALAGLGSLAAQAQRPHPAHWRLIPSVERVAPGAEFAAALELKLDEPWHMYSMTTPKGGPIITTIVLEDNPAVESWRIYYEPAKRKFDPNFGIEAETYEKGTVFQFLVRLKPDAPAGPQELTARMRYQLCNDKECLPPRRVTASAQIVIDPKAPAPPAARLDGLKPFEPETDGASAAAQPAAPERKPEAAQPLGGFLLIAFGFGLAAIFTPCVFPMIPITMTFFLNQAGSSRAQVLKQAVVFCLGIIVLFTGIGLGLSAALGPFAVVQLGSNPWVNGFISLVFFVFGLSLLGAFELTIPASLLTKLNMASSRGGLIGTLLMGLTFTLAAFACVGPFMGTLLAASVTGDRMQPALGMLAFSTALSSPFFLLALFPSYLKKLPRSGGWMSRLKIVLGFVILAAMLKYLSNVDQVLQWGLLTRERFLALWVVLFALPGLYLLGLLPMEGIRRDEELKPGRVLAGTLFLGFALSLLPGMFGARLGELEAYIPPPSEGAAFQASGGAGSVRWLKNDWQAAVERARAENKRIFVAFTGYACTNCHWMKANMFPRPEIAEALGRFVLIELYTDGTDAASEANQRRQEQLFQTVAIPFYAVFDADEKVIATFPGLTRNAAEFLEFLRRGAA; this comes from the coding sequence TTGCGGCAAGCTAGCCTGCTTCTGTTCGCCCTGGCGGGGCTGGGATCGCTGGCGGCGCAGGCGCAGCGTCCTCATCCGGCGCACTGGCGGCTGATTCCTTCCGTGGAGCGCGTGGCGCCCGGGGCGGAGTTCGCCGCGGCGCTGGAGCTGAAGCTCGACGAGCCGTGGCACATGTACTCGATGACGACGCCGAAGGGCGGACCGATCATCACGACGATTGTTCTGGAGGACAACCCGGCGGTCGAGTCGTGGCGGATTTACTACGAACCGGCGAAGCGGAAGTTCGACCCCAACTTCGGAATTGAAGCCGAAACATATGAGAAAGGAACTGTTTTTCAGTTCCTGGTGCGGCTGAAGCCGGACGCGCCGGCGGGTCCGCAGGAGCTGACGGCGCGGATGCGCTATCAGCTCTGCAATGACAAGGAGTGCCTGCCGCCGCGGCGCGTGACGGCGAGCGCGCAGATCGTGATCGACCCGAAGGCGCCGGCGCCGCCCGCGGCGAGGCTCGACGGACTGAAGCCGTTCGAGCCGGAGACGGACGGGGCTTCAGCGGCGGCGCAGCCGGCGGCTCCGGAGCGCAAGCCCGAGGCGGCGCAGCCGCTGGGCGGATTCCTGCTGATCGCGTTCGGGTTCGGGCTGGCGGCGATTTTCACGCCCTGCGTGTTCCCGATGATCCCGATCACGATGACGTTTTTCCTGAACCAGGCGGGCTCGTCGCGGGCGCAGGTGCTGAAGCAGGCGGTGGTGTTCTGCCTGGGCATCATCGTGCTGTTCACGGGCATCGGGCTGGGGCTGAGCGCGGCGCTGGGACCGTTCGCGGTGGTGCAGCTGGGATCGAACCCGTGGGTGAACGGGTTCATCTCGCTCGTGTTTTTCGTGTTCGGGCTGAGCCTGCTGGGGGCGTTCGAGCTGACGATTCCGGCATCGCTGCTGACGAAGCTGAACATGGCGTCGTCGCGGGGCGGGCTGATCGGGACGCTGCTGATGGGGCTGACGTTCACGCTGGCGGCGTTCGCGTGCGTGGGACCGTTCATGGGGACGCTTTTGGCGGCCAGCGTGACGGGGGACCGGATGCAGCCGGCGCTGGGGATGCTGGCGTTTTCCACGGCGCTGTCGTCGCCGTTTTTCCTGCTGGCGCTGTTCCCGTCGTATCTGAAGAAGCTGCCGCGGAGCGGCGGCTGGATGTCGCGGCTGAAGATCGTGCTGGGATTCGTGATCCTGGCGGCGATGCTGAAGTACCTGTCGAACGTGGATCAGGTGCTGCAGTGGGGGCTGCTGACAAGGGAGCGGTTCCTGGCGTTGTGGGTCGTGCTGTTCGCGCTGCCGGGGCTTTACCTGCTCGGGCTGCTGCCAATGGAGGGCATCCGGCGGGACGAGGAGCTGAAGCCGGGACGCGTTCTGGCGGGGACGCTGTTTCTCGGCTTCGCGCTGAGCCTGCTGCCCGGGATGTTCGGGGCGCGGCTGGGAGAGCTGGAAGCCTACATTCCGCCGCCCTCGGAGGGAGCGGCGTTCCAGGCGTCTGGAGGCGCGGGTTCCGTCAGGTGGCTGAAGAACGACTGGCAGGCGGCCGTGGAGCGGGCGCGCGCGGAGAACAAGCGGATTTTCGTGGCTTTCACCGGGTATGCGTGCACGAACTGCCACTGGATGAAGGCGAACATGTTTCCGCGTCCGGAGATCGCCGAGGCGCTGGGGCGGTTCGTGCTGATCGAGCTGTACACCGATGGCACGGACGCGGCGAGCGAGGCCAACCAGCGGCGGCAGGAACAGCTGTTCCAGACGGTGGCGATTCCGTTTTACGCGGTGTTCGACGCGGACGAAAAGGTCATCGCGACGTTTCCCGGGCTGACGCGGAACGCGGCGGAGTTTCTCGAGTTTCTGCGGCGCGGGGCGGCCTGA